The genomic interval tccttctctcgctctctcattttctacattcatcagATCCTCAAAGTACTCCATCCATGGAGGACATTTCCATCCTTTTCACAAAATCCACCACCATCTGTCCTTCTGCATTTCTCTCCTTAACACCATACCTACCCAAGATCTCCTCATTACCCCATTCACCTACATGTCCACTGAAGTGTGCTCCAATCACTAATCTCTCCCCTCTGAGGACACTCTCTGTCACTTCATCCATCTTGctccagaattcctctttctcttctgacATCCAACCTGTGGGACAAGTGCACTGACAGCATTCAGCATCACCCCTTTGATTTCCACCTTCAAACTCCTGATCCTGGCTGACATTCTcttgtggggtggctgtagctcagtaggtagagcaggtcacctactgatcggaaggtcagcggttcgaatcctggctactccaggctacatgccaatgtatccttgggcaagatacttaaccccaagttgctctccgaccgttctgtcggagtatgaatgcgtgtgaatgttaattaattaaaaagcacttagctttgtaaaaatggaagtgcttgtatgaatgggagtgcatgggtgaatgcaaaacaggttgtataagcgctttgagtgctcatactgagtagaaaagcgctatataagaactagtccattcacCTCCACATCacttcacacacactcttccttCAAGATTAGCCTCTTCCATTTCTGTTCCTGTCTTCACCATGATAGAATAGCTTGAATCCACCTCCAGTGTTCCTGGCTGTGGTTCCCTTCCACCTGGCCTCCATCACATCAGCAAGTGCCCAGTTacctttgagcctctgaaaatggggttctgtgaataaaaatggctgtaagtCCTAAACAGTTTCACTCCGtgagttaaagctgaaagtctggccttcacagctttttttgtgtggtttAAAATCCACTGCTGTGGTGTCCAGAtgcaaaatcacaaaaacaaacatacttatggacctaactgtatgtCAGTCAGTGTGACAAAATCCACTCTCACTGAACCAACTGGAACCTCACATAACAAAAGAGGGATCAAACTTGGAAGCCCTGGTGGGAAGAACTGTTGAACTTTCATCAAAAAAATGTGAGTGAGACTGTTTCTCAGTGATtctcaaacagaaacagattgTAATTAGAAGTGTTCATGGCCTTCTTTGCAAAGTCTTTTTACTTATTGTGATTAAACCTTCACTATGTCAGGACTGTAGATCTGATAGGCTGAGCGCCCTCCTTACCCAGAGTGTGCAGGGCAGCTAGTGATTTACACAATCTTTGTAACAGTGCTGTCTGCCCATGCAGGATTCCCCGCCAGCAAAGGAAGCAGGCGGTCAGTGTGGAAATGTGAAGTCTTCATTCCTCCCCCTCTCCCACCACCTTTGTTCCCTCCAATCATGCGGAAAGCAGAGTTAATGGTGATGactcctctgctctctttctcacacacacacacacacacacacacacacacacacacacacacacacacacacacacacacacacacacacacacacacactgctttgtttctttaaaatCCTGTCTTTGAAGTTTGTTTAAACTCAGTGTGAAAACTGAAGCATGATTTAACACTGCACACTAATTCTTTCTAATTTGCCTTTAACACTCCAGGTTGATGTAACAGAACACATCAGAGGTCCTAAAGGAGAAAAAGTATGCAGGACCTTctttttgttaaaagaaaaataataataataaaataaaatgatacacCTTGCACTTACAATCATGGTGTTTATGCTACAGGGTTGTAGGGGACCCAGAGGACCAAAGGTACTATCTTTTCATCTCAGACAGATAAATATTAGATGTAAGACTTGATAAGAGCAAAAGTTATGTcaaactgctgtgtgtgtgtgtgtgtgttttagggtCAGCCTGGTGTGATTGGTCTAGAGGGAGAATGTGGAGTGCAAGGAGCCATGGGACAGCCAGGTCAAAAGGTTATACAAAGTCTGTCCAGCCCATAAACCATCTTCAGCTGACACACACTAATACAGTGATTCCACTGATTGTATGGTAACCAGGAAAAATGAGCTCTGATcggataaaaacagaaattactGTTTAATTTAAGAACTGAATGTATCTGAGGAGACATGTTAGGAATTTAAAAGTCATGAATAAGAAGAGCAAACAgacaattaaaataaagaattgAAATAATGGTGGAAAAGTGTACTTACCAGCCACTTGTCAGATGGCTGGTAAGTAGACTTGTTCTTCTGAGCGCCCCGTGGCACACAAAGTTTCACTACTCATATTCTGAAGTGAATATTCATATGGAATTAttaacttcaattttatttatatggcaccaaatcacatcTTTTGAGTAATCCTTCCAAGTCATCAGCATTTAGAGTTCCTTTTCACTACCATTCTTATTAGATGTGGAAATAATTAGTAGATGCATTTATTTACATAACGTATTATTCTGAGACAGTGTGAGAATATGAGCTGATATGAGTCAATGTTTTCACAGGGAGAGAAGGGTGACAGAGGCTGGAGGGGCCTGTATGGAGACATAGGAACTCCTGGGATGATAAAGGTACATTAAAACctgcatatattatatattatatggtAAACTCAGCCATTAGCCATATACTATCTGCCTAAGGCAGATCAAAGCATCTGTGCTGCATGGGTACATTAGTCCTCACCACATGTAGGTTGTTATTTACACCCAACAACCCGTTCCGTCATGATGCAGgaattttggtggaaaaaaattcatcttctgCCTACATAAACTTTTTAGGTAGGAGAtatcagaaaatgaatattacagtatAATATATGTGGTATAATATAAAAAGTGGTGTACACATGGTGACTGAAGGAGTTATGACAGAAATTAAAACTATATGCTTTAATTTCTGTCATATTTGTCAGTCATATTTAAATGAAACGCTCCACTTGCATTCAAATGTGCAACAATTTTGAAacaattttctttaaatgtgtACACTACGTATACAAGTGGCCTGTGCAGcatgtgcaaaataaaaatgtcgaGTATGGTCAAATGGAGGCAGTACAGTATATACACTGCTCCACTGCTTGGAAGGACTTGTGATCCTGGAGATATTTAGAAGAAgtatgtcatgttttgttttgtttttctttttaaaataagtaCTATTAACTACTGATGCTacccttgtgtgtgtttgtagggcAGTAAAGGGCATAAGGGACTTAGTGTAAGTgaattttttaaactttcatatacacatttatacattGCAACTATTCATGTGACAGTTGCTGTTTCTATGATTTAGGGTGATAAAGGTGTCAAAGGAAAGAGAGGCCTCGGGGGAGAGAAGGTGAGGAAATCATAATGTAACTTCATTTCGTGCTGCTTGATATTACATGACAGCATTGACTGACCGGCCTGTGCACCTCTGTAGGGGGAGCACGGCATCCCCGGAATGCCAGGAGAGAAGGTGAAGAACTGGCTGAGACACAtttgatgaaatgctgtagaAAAATCACTGGTTGTGCAGTAGATGTTAAAGCCATTCTGTTGTTCTGCTGCAGGGTGACCCAGGCCAATGGGGCGACTCAGGGAAGAGGGGGAAGGAGGGACCCAGAGGAAAGCCTGGGGGCAGGGGGAGCATGGTAGGCACATAGAATGGATGGAAACATGGAGTATACGCATAGAGGAATACTGAAGGGGTTGCTGCAGCTGTTAGAATTAATCGTCACACCCCTAAACTACTGTTTATATACACATGCACTGCATGGACAAAAATACTGgcccacacctcttaatctgtGAATTCAGGTCTTTTCAGTCCAAAGTGAATAAAAtcaagagctcactgaattcatACTGTAACCGGATGCCACCATAACAAAAAGCAAATTCCTGAAATGTCATCCCTCCTAGAAATTCCACAATCAACTATAAGTGGGATTATTGCACAGCAGAAGCATTTAACCACAgaagctcagccatgaagtggtagactATGTCAGGTTGCACATCAGGGTTGTTGAGTACTTAGGTGCACTATGCATAAAAGTTGCCAGTGTGCTGCTGACTCTGTAACTACAGtttcaaacctcctctggcattaaaatCAGCACAAAATCAATgcgccaggagcttcatgggatgggtttccatggctgagcagctcctgtaggtttattgtgtttgtggCCCAGTAcctttgtccatatagtgtagtGGTAGTCTGAAGTTTTACAGCATTTGATCAAGTCAACAGATTAAGTGTTGGGTTGGCAATGCTGGAGCCATAAGTATGAgacgtgtgtctgtgttgtattGTTTCCATTTCAATAATGAGTTTTTGTTTAAAGATAtggctgctgaaaaaaaaaaactagttgTGATGTCGACATCTACTAAACTTTCACTTTTGAACCAAATTTAAGCCAATTTTAACCTTTGACATGTACCATTAAGATGAATTTTAGACCCGAAAAGTAGGTTTAtacatgaaatgaaatgtaattaaaggaacactttttaatcagagtacagcatgAAGTCAGTCAAACGTCAAACAAGACCAAATATTGATCTGAGAGGGGgttattaatcagtttcagctgtctttggtttaattaaattaacaataggtgcactagagggggaACAATGAGATGACCCCAAAacagttttacaggtggaggacactggcAGTTTTCCCTTATCATCTATtctgacagcttttttttcctcagtagttttgcatttggctagggtcagtgtcactactggtagcatgagatgatACCTgtaccctacagaggttgcactactgtgctgtgtctcccagcacagtctcaagagcacggaggagacatgcagttactctggacagggccatagaagtcctgaatccatcagcaggaccggtatctgctcctttgtgcaaggagaaacaggatgagcactgccagagctacaaaatgacttcCAGCAGCCACTGCTGTGAATGTCTCAAACcagacaatcagaaacagacttcatgaaggtggcctgagggcttggtgtcctctagtgggccctgtgctcaccgCCCAGCACCATGGAGCTCGACTGGCACTTgacatagaataccagaattggcaggtgcaccactggtgccctgtgcttttcactgatgagagcaggttcaccctgagcacatgtgacagatgtgaaagggtctggagaaactgtggagaacgttatgcttccagtaacatcattcagcgtgactggtttggtggtgtgTCAGTAATGGTCTGGGGAAGCGCATCCAtggacctctacaggctagctaacagcaccctgactgccatcaggtattgggatgaaatccttggacccgtTGTCAGagcctacgctggtgcagtgggtcctgggtccCTCGTGGTTTccgacaatgcccggcctcatgtggcaagagcatgcaggcagttcctggaggatgaaggaattgatactcCTGACTGGGTGATGGTtaaatccagtagagcacctctgggacattatgtttaagTTCATCtgatgccaccaggttgcacctcagactgctTTTGGAACTCAGTAATACTAGAGTATGCCCAGTATTTTCTTCCAAAACGGGAGGAGCATGtcctgatgttgtcaggcatgaatacaagcacatgggggccacacaaactataCCATTTTGGActgctgcaatgaaaatgtcagcaaaatggactagcctgctgcttTTTACTtagattttcagggtgtctttgaattcatccatctgtaggttgatcattttaatttccacCAAAcacgtgtccaaacttttgactggtactgtatataaaaatttgtttttctaaatCTAATTTTGATGATGTGAAAAGACCACTTCTTACCTTTCACTGTCCATGGATGTTTAGTGCTTGGTGGGATGCTTATTAACATATGACCCAAAACAGAAGTGCTACTGTATCTACTTGGATCAGGCCTAAACAAGAACTAGGACATAGCTGTAGTAAGAGGTTGGAATCTCAGTTTGTCTACTGCGTGCAAACCAAATGAATGGACTGATCATTGTCTGCAGGGGCTGAAGGGATCTCGTGGGCCGACAGGGCTTCAGGGACATCCTGGTCTTTCAGGGTTTCATGGTCTGACTGGAGAACCTGGACTACCCGGACAAGGTTTGTGATGGCAGTTTTTGGACAGTTTTTGGACCTCTGGTGTAGAAGAAAACGGTTTGTtaagtttatttaaatttcaccAGAGAAATCACATTTTCAGTGGAGACCTGTTCAAGAAGTTTTGGATGTTTAAGAGAGGGTGACTGCATCAAGCATGCATGAAACAATGTATAGATCAAGTGATTGGATTGGACATGAAAGATAGTTCTCCCATCTACATTCCTACACTGGAACAGACAGAGGCAGATAAAAATATGTCCCATGAAGCATGTATAAGCCCTGAGACGTGAGggatgtttgtttgattttggtcATTGTTCAGTCATTGTTTTGTGCGACATTGTTTTCCAGAAGTGTGACATTGTTTTCCAGAAGTATGCACAACCTAAAAAGTCACAATAGGCAATTTAATGGTGCATTCTCCAGGTTTAAATAACTTGGAATAATCCTTTCTGCTGTTGCcatggcagaaatgagcttcctccgctGGCCTTTCCcatagagatagggtgaggagtgcaaccATTgtggaggggctcaaagtagagctgctgctccttcacatcaaGAGGAGCCAGATGAGGTGGTTTCGGTCATCTGACTAGGAttcctcctgggcgcctcttgggtgaggtgttccaggcatgtcctacccaGGAGGAGCCCccaggcagacccaggacacgcttgAAAGATTACATGTCTTGGCTgtcctgggaacgccttggggtccccccagatgagctggtggaggtggctgggaaagctgggcttctctgcttaggctgctaaCCCCACAACATGGCCCCAtataaagatggatggatggatggatggatggatggatggatggatggatgaatgaatggatggatggatggatggatggatggatggatggatggatgaatggatggatggatggatggatgaatgaatggatggatggatggatggatggatggatggatggatggatggatgaatggatggatggatgaatgaatggatggatggatggatggatggatggatggatggatggatggatggatggatgaatggatggatggatggatgaatggatggatggatggatggatggatggatggatggatgatggatggatggatggatggatggatgaatggatggatggatggatgaatggatggatggatgaatggatggatggatggatgaatggatggatggatggatggatgaatggatggatggatgaatggatggataatcCTCtcatgaagagataatcagttcAGTATATAAAGACTATATAAAGAAtataaagtctttttttcattaatgtgtaaaaaaatcacaatcaaGTGAGTAAGTGAtgatttaaattcagttttgtttatatggctcctcaaagcattttatattgtaaggtaaagaccctacaagagtgcagaaaaaacaaaacaaaaatcagaagaccccctatgagcaagcacttggtgaagggtgggaaagaaaaactcccttttatcaggaaacctctggcagaaccaggctcagggaggagcagtcatcAGCCATGACCGTTGAGGGTGTGGGGAGTTTtaagtttaattactgccactttaaaggcctgtggtacgtaGCCCacacagattgatcatatttaagatcaaagtattaattaatggaaggacttcttcgagcagtcttgtaggaatggagTCTAATTGGCAcgttgatggcttggaggaagcaACAACtaaagttaactcagaaagatcagtcACAGATCTATCATTATATACCACTACTTTAAGTACTGCTgacatttatttagactctttctctctaaAATGGttataattttatttgtgaagaaattaatttaatcattattagaTAAGGTTACTTGGCTCAGCAGAGCTCTggctctttgtcagcctggctacagtactgaaaataaacttttcttcaatcagtgatgaatagtaagatgtcagGGCTTCTTTATACAgcaacaaacttttttccaggctgAAGAttttctaaattagtgagacgccatttcctctccagcttatagAGTGGGGGTAGAGTTTAGCTAGCTGCTCTTTATTGTGTTGGCAAACAAAAGAGGGCTTCAGGGActactgttaaatgttcagtttctatgtcttatgtcagaacaagatcccaAGAGTGTGGTTAacgtggtgggtgggctcatttccattttgagagaagccaactgaatctaataattaattaattattacacAACAGTAGTACAacatgcagtgttgaggctgtcactGTTGTTGTACATGGGTGTTAAAATCTTGGACTGTTAAATCATGGATGGTAaatatctgaactgagcactaaatcagataaaatgaTTGATTAATGGTATGGTTGATTAATAAGAAGGTAGCAGCACCAggctttgaaataaaaatacaacttcAGTTCACACTGCATGTGACTTGTAGGAAAGATGTGTCAGGCCGACGACTAAAACACTGAACATCCTCAGTCAGGAACATCATATGCAGAGGAGATAAAGCTTCAGTTGAAACATCTTGAAATATAAAATTGTGAGCAGAAACAGCAATCCTGTTAAACTGATAATACATTCTGTTTTCTTAGTGTATATCCTACCAGGCATGCAGGGAGACCCAGGAAACCCAGGTCCTGCTGCCACATGCAACTGTTCACAGGTTCAGACTCCCCAACGACTGTCGGACAGGGTCCACACGGTCAGTGTGACACATTTTATTCTGTATTGTTGGTCAATAATAGTTGTGTTTAGAATCAATAATAGTTGTTTCTATTTTGCTTTGGATTAGATTTTATGAAGTTTATTTTCTCTTGAGAGCAAAGTTATTCAGTTCTCTACTGCAAATAATAAAAAGGGACAGATAGGGAGCATACAGGACATAAAGACATACTGCTAGTGAGAAAGTTGGTAGAGCTCAGGAACCCACACAGTCTTCAAACTTAAAAATAGTAAGAAGCTATACAAGTGATGAGCATGAATCAGAAGACAGAAAATTTCTCACAGCTGCTTGTGTTgttctttgtaaaaaaaattcttatttatgtagtgccaaatcacaacaacagttgccacaaggtgctttatattgtaataatacagagaaaactgcaacaataagatgaccccctataagcaagcacttggcaacagtggggaggaaaaactcccttttaacaggaagaaacctccaaccaggggcagtcatctgctgtgaacagttggtggtgaggggagggagacaggaccaGAACTAATAAGAACTAATGATTAAAAGCAGAGTgttgtataaacagagtaaaacacaagtaagccagcagtgatGGGTTGATACGGTTAATTTCAAACctgtatttaacagggagccactgAAGagaagaagccaatatgggagaaatctgctctctttctagcccctgtcagtactctagctgcagcattttggatcagctgaaggatttTCAATCATTTCCTCTCCCCAACAATCAGTCACAGCTGACTGTGGCTCaaaaggtagagcaggtcatctactaatctactagtggtttgattcctggccaCTCCAGTCTGTCTGCcacagtatccttgggcaaaatactgaaccccaagttgctctctgatgcaatgAATGTTGGCTAGAAAGCACTTTGGtatagaaaacagtgcttgactaaatgcaaatgtgtttgtaagtgctttgagagcTCGGCTGGAGTAGAAGATTTCACCCCACGTACAGTTGCTATGATGAGGAAATTAAACTGAGAACagtcagggagcttttaggacagcctgataataatgaattacaatagtccagcctagaagtaataaatgcatgaattagcttttcagcatcactctgtgacaggatgtttctaagtTTAGAGATATtgagcaaatgcaaaaaagcggtcctacatatttgtttaatatgtgcattgaaggatatcctgcatatcctggtcaaaaatgactcaagatttctcacagtgttactggaggccaaagtattCTTAAGGTAATAAGCACAAGAGCACAAGAGCTTCAGtttcatctgaatttagaagcaggaaattagaggtcatccaggccttaatgtctttaacaCATTCCTGCCATCTGGCTTCacggatagataaagctgggtatcatctgcacagcaatgaaaatgtatgcaatgccttCTCGTAAAACCTCCTACTGACCTCTACTTAACATAAacaggtgtcattactgccaacgTGGGTTGTGTCCATTTACTATTATTTTATAGACTTTATCTTTAGCCAACAGTTAATAATTTCCTTGGATGTtacctgctctggcccctggaagacaatcAACAATGGTTGCAGCTATGCAAAACACTACTGTGCTCTGTAACAGGAAGAGGAACTGACACAATACCCCAATGAGAGCCAACAGCAGCTGTGAtagctgtcaatcaaagcagcaaTGCCTTTAATCCTTAAAAAAGTCCAAATAAAGAAGATATAAAAAGATTTCACCCCACATACAGTTGCTACGATGAGgaaattaaactaaaaatagTTTTTGTGCTGTTGTGTAAATATGTTCTTTTGGCTCTGGGGATCCATGGAGATTGACTTGCCTTTGGAGCTAGGCTCAAGTGGTCATTagaggaaatgcagtttttagcaCTTgtgcactggcttcatttttcagctccagaatggtaaatggactagttcttatagagcgcttttctactcagatatgagcactcaaagcgcttacacaacacattcacatttaccccacgcacacgcattcatacaagcacttccatgattaattaattaagctaagtgccttaatcgtctaacattcactcacattcatactccgacggaacggtcggagagcaacttggggttaagtatcttgcccaaggatacattggcacgcagcctgcagtagccaggaattgaaccactgaccttccaatcagtaggtgacctgctctacctactgagctacagccacctacAAGCTATCATTCATTTGCCCTGTACCATACAGTGCTAGCCTATTGCAAGCAAACTTTGATATGTTCACTGTGGAAAACAGAATAATTGTTGTCACTCTCCAGATCTTTGTTGCAGATGGAGAGAAAGTGATGAGAAGGCTGCGCATGGAGAATGTGATGGTGCTGCGCACGGACAGAAAAGCTCTTTATATCTACAGCGAATCGCAGTGGATCAATGTATTGGTAACTGTTGCTGGAGACGCATAATAACAGAATGGAAACACCACAAGAATTAACACACTTTaaacaaatgttatttttagatTTCCAGCTGCTGAGGCTCCAAATTCGATTTTATTGTGAGCACAAGCCAGTGTAGCCCAAAGGTTAACAGCTATGTGAAATCTACAAAATAGATTCCAGCACCTAGAAGTGGGGTGAACAAGGTGAAGGTACTTTTATTAGACTTCATTAACAATCACaatgtattttctctgtgtgtttccatTCCTGCATGGACCAGCAGGAGCCCAGGTACTGACTTCATACTGTTAAGCCACAGGATGAAGAGAAGTTGAACAAGACCCCCAGCCGAAGGCTGTTCACTGGCAGTGAGACTGGACTGTGGTCTAACATCTGACCAGCTCTTCAAAGACTCACAGCCCTTTTCTTGTATTTATGTACATATTAATattctgtatataaaagatggatgtaaccaCTGTGATATCACCCATAAACTAGTGAAGTCCTACTGTGAAGCCTCgttttcaccatcaccatcttggTGTTGTGAAACTGGACATGATGACTGTGAAACTGAGAAGCGCTGTATTCCTATCACAGgtcgttagccaatgagcacCCCCAGTTTATCATCCTTTCTAACTTTAGTAACatcataatttataaaatgaacaACGTATTTTATTTGATAATACTTGACTCTAGCCACTGAAACCAATAAAGGCACTGAGAAAGTacctactgaggtcacagagaaaGGCAGATAAGggtcattttctcatagacttttACACAAGTGGAAGTCTTTTTGCACCCAGATCAGTCGTCCCCTGCTggccttaaaaataaaatgcagggtTCAGCTACTTCTGCATTGGATTcccttttcagacctggaagctatgtCTATCTTTTATGTCTCAACTGATGATTTATGCATGCATGTACAGTACTTAAAAGCACTTAAACAGCTCTTCATCATTACACACTTGAatgaaagtgtatttttttttttctgtaatatttCCTCACGATGCTGCAGTGATCCACCTCCTATGAAGaggtcaataaaaaaaattaaaacagataCTTTCTGTTACCTTGATCAGAATATGCTTGTTTACTGTGATTAATGATCTGTTCTCCCTGAGCCACAGTTGGTGTtcactttttgtatttttcaaaaACAGCTTGTAGTGTTGTGTGAATTTCAGTTTCACTGCCATCTAATTTCAACCTTCATTTGATTTGTTATTCATTGGCttgtttttggagccagcctcaagcagCCTGTAGGAGACCTGCACTTTTTAAGCTCTTTTTGttatggcttcacttttcaaccGGTTTTATTTGATTCATTTTGTGAAGCTGTCAGGAGCTTGAAAATGTCTAGCATTACAGGGTCTCCAATGATGATCTGTAATCACTGTAGAATCTACAGTGATCCAAAACCAAGGAAACACATCAGTTTTCCCTTTAACAGCCACATTAGTGATGGACTTAAATGTAGCTAACCTGCCTGAATCATGACCTCAGGTTTGAGGTGAAGGCATCCTCCACACACTCGCACAGTTTCCACACCTGTGTACAAACTTTCAAACGTGCACGAGTTTGAtcatttcttctttattttaaatgcaacagcAGTTGTGACACCAAACAGCCATGTGCTCTGCTGggtgtccttgagcaagacaTTTTCAAGACATTGATCAGTTTCAAACTATATCTTGAGTGTCACTGAAATACACCATGACGTGGGCCGAGTGAGTACTTTCCTGCAGGGCAGTGGGCATGGCAAGTACTTCTCTCAGGTGAATCCCTCCAATGCCTTCGACAATATCACAAAGCAGAtgcttttaatgttaaaatgaacagaaaaaacattttctaacCAGAAATACacactgggggaaaaaatgaacaaaCCTCGAAGCAGAGATGATTGCCAAACGGGGGAAGTAATATTACATTTTTGGCATCTGTGCTGCTGCACTGGTGGTGATGTCATGCAGAGAATTTTCATCAGGTGAGATAAAAACAAGAAGGTAGAAACAGAGTGAGCTTGAGCTGCacataaaatacatataaaaaggATGGTCAGAAAATGGATTTAGAAAACCTTTATC from Archocentrus centrarchus isolate MPI-CPG fArcCen1 chromosome 21, fArcCen1, whole genome shotgun sequence carries:
- the LOC115800230 gene encoding inner ear-specific collagen-like, with protein sequence MRKAELMVDVTEHIRGPKGEKGCRGPRGPKGQPGVIGLEGECGVQGAMGQPGQKGEKGDRGWRGLYGDIGTPGMIKGSKGHKGLSGDKGVKGKRGLGGEKGEHGIPGMPGEKGDPGQWGDSGKRGKEGPRGKPGGRGSMVGT